A region of Cellulophaga sp. RHA19 DNA encodes the following proteins:
- a CDS encoding twin-arginine translocation signal domain-containing protein encodes MSTRRNFIKNTAIASAVVAATPTMGFSILKKSKPEQTILGHGDYTYKVHNNWAQISAVHNPLLNCHEMEMDSKGRLIMIGDHTKNNIVIFDKSGKVLDAWGTAYPGGHGLTISNEGGEDFLFLADSGWYLNKTGKWIKHNGRITKTTTDGKVLFDIGHPQTIGVYEPGENFCPTEIAIGPNGDIYVADGYGQDYILQYNYKGEFIRRWGGHNNTNTDYNLQNAHGVAIDYRDKNKPMVVCTSRNEQCFKWFTLNGVYVKTLKLPNMQVCRPVFDDTNLYAGVCWSQPKVGKTNWKDHTGFVTILENDKVVSNPGGTEPEYIKGELQKSYQLKNKPILHGHDVCVDEDKNLYICQWNANKTAPIKLERV; translated from the coding sequence ATGTCAACCAGAAGAAATTTTATAAAAAACACAGCTATAGCAAGTGCCGTAGTTGCAGCTACACCTACTATGGGTTTTTCAATACTTAAAAAAAGTAAACCAGAGCAAACTATTTTAGGTCACGGAGATTATACCTATAAAGTGCATAATAATTGGGCACAGATAAGTGCAGTGCACAACCCATTGCTTAACTGCCATGAAATGGAAATGGATAGTAAAGGTAGACTTATAATGATTGGTGACCATACCAAAAATAATATTGTAATTTTTGATAAGTCTGGTAAGGTTTTAGATGCTTGGGGAACAGCTTATCCGGGTGGTCATGGGCTTACTATATCTAATGAAGGTGGTGAAGATTTTCTTTTTTTAGCAGATTCTGGTTGGTACTTAAACAAAACAGGAAAATGGATAAAGCACAATGGTAGAATAACAAAAACGACTACAGATGGTAAAGTTCTTTTTGATATTGGTCATCCGCAAACTATAGGTGTATATGAGCCAGGTGAAAATTTTTGTCCTACAGAAATAGCCATAGGTCCTAACGGAGATATTTATGTGGCAGATGGGTACGGACAAGATTATATTTTACAATACAATTACAAAGGAGAGTTTATTAGGCGTTGGGGAGGTCATAACAACACCAATACAGATTATAATTTGCAAAATGCACATGGTGTAGCTATAGATTATAGAGATAAAAACAAACCAATGGTGGTTTGTACATCTAGGAACGAGCAGTGTTTTAAATGGTTTACCTTAAATGGTGTATATGTTAAAACATTAAAACTACCTAATATGCAGGTGTGCAGACCTGTTTTTGATGATACTAATTTATATGCTGGTGTTTGCTGGTCACAACCAAAAGTTGGTAAAACTAATTGGAAAGATCACACTGGTTTTGTTACTATTTTAGAGAACGATAAAGTAGTTTCTAATCCTGGAGGTACAGAGCCAGAATACATAAAAGGAGAACTTCAAAAATCATATCAACTAAAAAACAAACCAATTTTACACGGTCATGATGTGTGCGTAGACGAAGATAAAAACCTCTACATATGTCAATGGAATGCAAATAAAACGGCTCCAATAAAATTAGAGCGCGTTTAA
- a CDS encoding DUF1553 domain-containing protein — protein MLKIKIPLILGFVFLLICSCGGPDLPELVAVEYDKLPEKVDFNEHVKPILSDKCYLCHGPDKGNIKGGLQLHDASFAYAELPESPGKFAITPGNLKKSEFFHRIMSDDPDLIMPAPSSHLTLTDYEKAVLIRWIEEGAEYKKHWAFLTPEKHKIPKIENKDLGGNEIDNFVLAKLKEVNLTPSKKADKEILLRRASFDLIGLPPTQQEITDFLKDNSSNAFEKQIDRLLASPHFGEQMTLDWMDVSRYADTHGYSNDKYRDTSPWRDWVIKSFNENMPYDEFLTWQLAGDLFKNPTREQKLATAFNRLHPQNLEGGIIDEEFRSEYVADRTATVTQGMLGLSYACAKCHDHKYDPISQKNYYEMYSFFNNVDETGLIPWDLATPVPAMMLPTKEQEGVIAYLEKIVNDAEEKVKTTKKVEVSKADKWLATNAYKKVPLTAKPKGLIASFNFDNKKIINAVGGNGKNNIRMRQQFVDNEKPVFGEGASGDGLVMNGDTWLDLDKIGIFQRNQPFSIGIKVFIPKELKDGVIFHKMNSPELHSFRGYHLKIKDNKLEALLAHVYPDNAIVVESLNNVPKDKWVQLTMTYDGSSKAKGVAIYVDGEKQQTKAVFDNLYKDIIFHEIRLYGPKSEKLEPGLRIGAVWRGKGIKDAIIDDFLVFNKELSEIEVMQIANPDALENIKEKSVENLSDKEKQKFIEYYLSANSLAYNNVLKKLEKDRLALVDSIDPIKQIMVMKESKHNRQTYILDRGNYDSPTDSVFPNVPEDIFAWKKEWPKNRLGLAKWITHKNNPLTSRVTVNRYWQNLFGNGLVVSSEDFGNQGNLPTHPKLLDWLAIRFTESGWDVKALLKTIMMSNTYQQSSVISKELLAVDVDNKWLSRGPSTRLSGEMLRDNALYASGLLNEKVGGESVKPYQPEGLWEVNGDTYTQDGEEGLYRRSMYTIWKRTVPNPTIATFDAPTRDLCSSRRQKTNTPLQALVILNDPTYIEASRVLGKLMSKEKDITSGINMAFIRLTGRNATKKELSLLQKLQENEYQKFSSNTAKTLGWLNTGAFKLNENDNKALIAANAVVASTIMNADATITKR, from the coding sequence ATGTTAAAAATTAAGATACCGTTAATTTTAGGATTTGTTTTTTTGTTAATCTGTTCTTGTGGAGGTCCAGACCTACCAGAACTGGTTGCGGTTGAATATGATAAACTACCAGAGAAAGTAGATTTTAATGAACATGTAAAACCAATTTTGTCTGATAAGTGCTACTTATGTCACGGTCCAGATAAAGGAAATATTAAAGGAGGTTTACAATTACATGATGCAAGTTTTGCATATGCAGAGTTGCCAGAGTCTCCAGGGAAATTTGCAATTACACCAGGTAATTTAAAAAAGAGTGAGTTTTTTCATCGTATAATGTCTGATGATCCAGATTTAATAATGCCAGCACCAAGCTCACATTTAACATTAACAGATTATGAAAAAGCAGTTTTAATTAGGTGGATAGAAGAAGGAGCAGAGTATAAAAAACATTGGGCTTTTTTAACCCCAGAGAAACATAAAATTCCTAAAATAGAAAATAAAGACTTAGGTGGTAATGAAATAGATAATTTTGTGTTAGCAAAATTAAAAGAAGTAAACTTAACACCATCCAAAAAAGCAGATAAAGAAATATTATTACGTAGGGCTTCTTTTGATTTAATTGGCTTACCACCAACACAACAAGAAATAACAGACTTTTTAAAAGACAATTCTTCTAATGCTTTTGAAAAACAAATAGATAGGCTATTGGCATCTCCTCATTTTGGCGAACAAATGACATTAGATTGGATGGATGTTTCCCGATATGCAGACACGCACGGTTATAGTAATGATAAATACAGAGATACCTCGCCGTGGAGAGATTGGGTTATTAAATCTTTTAATGAAAATATGCCATATGATGAGTTTTTAACTTGGCAATTGGCAGGAGATCTATTTAAAAATCCAACCAGAGAGCAAAAATTAGCTACTGCTTTTAATAGGTTGCATCCACAAAATTTAGAAGGTGGTATTATAGATGAAGAATTTAGATCTGAGTACGTTGCAGATAGGACAGCAACAGTAACACAAGGTATGTTGGGATTATCTTATGCATGTGCTAAATGTCATGATCATAAATATGACCCTATTTCTCAAAAAAACTATTACGAAATGTATAGCTTTTTTAATAATGTAGATGAAACCGGACTAATACCTTGGGATTTAGCAACTCCTGTTCCTGCAATGATGCTACCAACTAAAGAACAAGAAGGTGTAATAGCTTATTTAGAAAAAATTGTTAACGATGCAGAAGAAAAAGTAAAAACCACTAAAAAAGTTGAGGTTAGCAAAGCAGATAAATGGCTTGCTACCAATGCGTATAAAAAAGTGCCGTTAACTGCAAAACCTAAAGGATTAATTGCTTCTTTTAATTTTGATAATAAAAAAATAATAAATGCAGTTGGTGGTAACGGAAAAAATAACATAAGAATGCGTCAGCAATTTGTTGATAATGAAAAACCAGTATTTGGAGAAGGAGCTAGTGGAGATGGCCTTGTAATGAATGGTGATACTTGGTTAGATTTAGATAAAATAGGTATTTTTCAAAGAAACCAACCTTTTAGCATAGGTATAAAAGTGTTTATTCCAAAAGAACTAAAAGATGGGGTAATTTTTCATAAAATGAATAGCCCTGAGTTGCATAGTTTTAGAGGGTATCATTTAAAAATAAAGGATAATAAGTTAGAAGCTTTACTAGCACATGTATATCCAGATAATGCAATTGTTGTAGAGTCATTAAACAATGTTCCTAAAGATAAATGGGTGCAGTTAACTATGACATATGATGGTTCTAGTAAAGCAAAAGGAGTAGCTATTTATGTAGACGGGGAAAAGCAACAAACTAAAGCTGTTTTTGATAATTTGTATAAAGACATCATTTTTCATGAAATAAGGTTGTATGGTCCTAAAAGTGAAAAATTAGAACCTGGTTTACGTATAGGTGCAGTCTGGAGAGGAAAGGGTATTAAAGATGCTATTATTGATGACTTTTTAGTTTTTAACAAAGAGTTAAGTGAAATAGAAGTAATGCAAATTGCAAATCCTGATGCTTTAGAGAACATTAAAGAAAAAAGTGTTGAAAATTTATCTGATAAGGAAAAACAAAAGTTTATAGAGTATTATTTATCAGCCAACTCATTAGCCTATAATAATGTTCTTAAAAAGTTAGAAAAAGATAGGCTAGCTTTAGTAGATAGTATAGACCCTATTAAGCAAATTATGGTTATGAAAGAGAGTAAGCATAATAGGCAAACCTACATTCTAGATCGTGGAAATTATGATTCGCCAACAGATTCTGTTTTTCCAAATGTACCCGAGGATATTTTTGCTTGGAAAAAAGAGTGGCCAAAAAATAGACTTGGCTTAGCCAAATGGATAACGCATAAAAACAACCCGCTTACTTCTAGAGTTACTGTTAATAGATATTGGCAAAACCTTTTTGGGAATGGTCTTGTAGTTAGTTCAGAAGATTTTGGTAATCAAGGTAATTTACCAACTCATCCTAAATTATTAGACTGGTTAGCAATTCGTTTTACAGAATCTGGATGGGATGTTAAAGCGTTATTAAAAACAATAATGATGTCTAATACATACCAACAAAGCTCTGTAATAAGTAAAGAGCTTTTAGCTGTAGACGTAGATAATAAATGGTTGTCTCGTGGTCCGTCAACAAGACTTTCAGGAGAAATGCTGCGCGATAATGCGTTGTATGCTTCTGGTTTATTAAATGAAAAAGTAGGTGGAGAAAGTGTAAAACCATACCAGCCAGAGGGTTTATGGGAGGTAAATGGAGATACATATACACAAGATGGAGAAGAAGGTTTGTATAGGCGAAGTATGTATACCATTTGGAAAAGAACAGTTCCTAACCCAACCATTGCAACTTTTGATGCTCCTACAAGAGATTTATGCTCATCTAGAAGGCAAAAAACAAATACTCCTTTGCAGGCATTAGTAATTTTAAATGACCCTACATACATAGAAGCTTCAAGGGTTTTAGGTAAGTTGATGTCTAAGGAAAAAGATATAACTTCTGGTATTAATATGGCATTTATAAGATTAACCGGTAGAAACGCAACAAAAAAGGAATTAAGCTTACTACAAAAATTACAAGAAAATGAATATCAAAAATTTAGTAGCAACACTGCCAAAACTTTAGGTTGGTTAAATACAGGAGCCTTTAAGTTAAATGAGAATGATAATAAAGCATTAATTGCAGCAAATGCAGTAGTAGCAAGTACTATTATGAATGCAGATGCTACCATAACAAAAAGATAA
- a CDS encoding Gfo/Idh/MocA family protein, producing MKDLKSTKKPVTDSKISRRGFITKTALATGAVTILPRHIFGRGFVAPSDRINLGFIGLGKQSRGLAKNFVGATNSQIVAACDVWSTKNEWFKGAVNAIYAEKRKQNNYNGVTTYTNYNELLDRKDVDAVVIATPDHWHAIQAIDAMKAGKDVYCEKPLTHNINEGIDLVKTVKKTNKILQTGSMQRSGKNFRRACELVRNGYLGDIKQVLVNVGDPAVPYNLQPETLPAEVNWNKWCGPAPLLGYNHRLAPSRNDVDFWPDWRLYEEVGGGILCDWGAHMFDIVQWALGMDRSGPVKYVPPTDKKAVKGLKMYYDNGVEMIHEDFGRGWGVRFIGSKGTMDISRSYFETTPKNLVSAELTASDIKLYNTEGNHYQDWISSIKNRTQPICDAETAHRSATVCNIANIAYNLGRPLDWDPVKEKFLGDNQANKMRGRKERKF from the coding sequence ATGAAAGACTTAAAAAGTACTAAAAAGCCAGTAACAGATTCTAAAATATCTAGAAGAGGTTTTATAACCAAAACCGCCTTGGCAACAGGAGCCGTAACTATACTACCAAGACATATTTTTGGTAGAGGATTTGTTGCACCTAGTGATAGAATTAATTTAGGATTTATTGGTTTAGGAAAACAAAGTAGAGGGTTAGCAAAGAATTTTGTTGGAGCAACAAACTCTCAAATTGTTGCTGCTTGTGATGTATGGTCAACAAAAAACGAGTGGTTTAAAGGGGCTGTAAATGCAATATATGCAGAAAAAAGAAAACAGAATAATTACAATGGAGTTACAACTTATACAAATTACAACGAGTTACTAGACCGTAAAGATGTAGATGCTGTTGTAATTGCAACTCCAGATCATTGGCATGCAATACAGGCAATAGATGCAATGAAAGCTGGTAAAGATGTGTATTGTGAAAAACCATTAACACATAATATTAATGAAGGTATAGATTTAGTTAAAACAGTAAAAAAGACAAATAAAATATTACAAACGGGTAGTATGCAACGCTCGGGTAAAAACTTTAGACGAGCTTGTGAGTTGGTAAGAAACGGATATTTAGGAGACATAAAACAAGTTCTTGTAAATGTTGGTGACCCTGCAGTACCTTATAATTTACAGCCAGAGACATTACCAGCAGAGGTAAACTGGAACAAGTGGTGTGGCCCAGCACCTTTATTAGGCTATAACCATAGGTTGGCACCATCTCGTAATGATGTAGATTTTTGGCCAGATTGGAGACTTTATGAAGAAGTTGGTGGAGGTATATTATGTGACTGGGGAGCTCATATGTTTGATATTGTCCAATGGGCTTTAGGTATGGATAGGTCTGGGCCTGTAAAGTATGTTCCGCCTACAGATAAAAAAGCAGTTAAAGGTTTAAAAATGTATTATGATAATGGTGTAGAAATGATACATGAAGATTTTGGTAGAGGATGGGGAGTTCGTTTTATTGGGTCTAAAGGAACTATGGATATTAGCCGTAGTTATTTTGAAACTACACCTAAAAATTTGGTAAGTGCAGAGCTTACAGCTTCAGATATTAAACTGTATAATACAGAAGGAAACCATTATCAAGATTGGATTTCATCTATTAAAAACAGAACACAGCCAATATGTGATGCAGAAACAGCTCACCGTTCAGCAACGGTTTGTAACATTGCAAATATTGCCTATAACTTAGGTAGACCATTAGATTGGGATCCTGTTAAAGAAAAGTTCTTAGGTGATAACCAGGCAAACAAAATGCGAGGCAGAAAAGAACGTAAATTTTAA
- a CDS encoding DUF1501 domain-containing protein, whose product MCNNHHHKLRSNNKDLQEIEKQVDRRDFLKKTSLGIGALALGSLLGADKMFASLNKNSTPEEILSTYNKNRLGLPHHLPKAKRIIYLFQSGGPSQMDLFDYKPKLSDMFGKELPDSIMSGQRLTGMSGNQSTLPIAPSTFNFKQYGESRAWVSDAMPYLSEVVDDLCFIKGMQTDQINHTPAITFMQTGNQLPGRPSIGSWLSYGLGSDNENLPTFITLVSKNGKGQPLKSSLWGNGFLPTEHQGVQFRSGKDPVLYLSDPENYDGKDRRHMLDYLGDLNDLQKDAYGDPEIQARMSQYEMAFKMQTSVPEVSDLSDESDSTFEMYGKDSRDPGTYAANCLMARKLLEKGVKFVQLYHQGWDQHNYCPGGVKSQSKKTDQPTAALIKDLKQRGMLDDTLVVWGGEFGRTVYSQGQLTKENYGRDHHPKAFTMWMAGAGVKPGFSYGETDDFSYNVVKDPVHVHDFHATLLHLFGVDHERLTFKHQGRRYRLTDVHGNVVKDLLT is encoded by the coding sequence ATGTGTAATAATCATCACCATAAATTAAGGTCTAATAATAAAGATTTACAAGAAATTGAAAAGCAAGTAGACCGTAGAGACTTTTTAAAGAAAACATCTTTAGGAATAGGTGCTTTAGCATTGGGTAGCTTATTGGGTGCAGATAAAATGTTTGCTTCCTTAAATAAAAATAGCACTCCAGAAGAAATATTAAGTACCTATAACAAAAACAGATTAGGTTTGCCACACCATTTGCCAAAGGCAAAGAGAATCATTTATCTGTTTCAGAGTGGAGGTCCTTCACAAATGGATTTGTTTGATTATAAACCAAAACTGTCAGATATGTTTGGTAAAGAGTTGCCAGATTCTATTATGAGTGGTCAACGCTTAACAGGTATGAGTGGTAACCAAAGTACATTGCCCATTGCACCTTCTACATTTAATTTTAAACAATACGGAGAGTCTAGAGCGTGGGTTAGTGACGCTATGCCTTATTTGTCTGAAGTTGTAGACGACTTATGTTTTATTAAAGGGATGCAAACAGATCAAATAAACCATACGCCTGCTATTACTTTTATGCAAACGGGTAACCAATTACCTGGCAGACCATCTATTGGTTCATGGCTAAGTTATGGTCTAGGATCAGATAATGAAAACCTACCTACATTTATAACTTTGGTTTCTAAAAACGGAAAAGGACAGCCTTTAAAATCTAGTTTATGGGGTAATGGCTTTTTACCAACAGAGCACCAAGGTGTACAGTTTAGATCTGGTAAAGATCCTGTGTTGTATTTAAGCGATCCAGAAAATTACGATGGTAAAGATCGTAGACATATGTTAGATTATTTAGGTGATTTAAATGACTTGCAAAAAGATGCTTACGGCGACCCAGAAATTCAAGCAAGAATGTCTCAGTATGAAATGGCTTTTAAAATGCAAACTTCAGTACCAGAAGTTTCAGATTTATCAGACGAGTCAGACAGTACTTTTGAAATGTATGGTAAAGATAGTAGAGATCCAGGGACGTATGCAGCAAACTGTTTAATGGCAAGGAAACTGTTAGAAAAAGGAGTAAAGTTTGTGCAGTTGTATCACCAAGGATGGGATCAGCATAACTATTGTCCAGGAGGAGTTAAAAGTCAGTCTAAAAAAACAGACCAACCAACAGCAGCTCTAATAAAAGATTTAAAACAACGCGGAATGTTAGATGATACGTTGGTAGTATGGGGAGGCGAGTTTGGCCGTACAGTATATTCTCAAGGGCAATTAACAAAAGAAAATTATGGTAGAGACCACCACCCAAAAGCATTTACAATGTGGATGGCAGGTGCTGGTGTAAAACCAGGTTTTTCATACGGAGAAACAGATGATTTTAGTTACAACGTAGTAAAAGATCCTGTGCATGTACATGATTTTCACGCAACACTTTTACACTTATTTGGTGTAGACCATGAACGTTTAACATTTAAGCATCAGGGCAGACGCTATCGTTTAACAGACGTACACGGTAATGTTGTTAAAGACCTATTAACTTAA
- a CDS encoding AraC family transcriptional regulator, with protein MIEILQSLRLTLLNTGYAKLGTSWDFDNVISPFTRMYYITKGTARVYHNDNVYHLKPGYMYLIPSFTYARYICDDYHEQYYISFLEEINSGLSIYNFKNFEYEIKASEQCLYYFKRLTILNANREIKNSDPKTYDNRPTLQDFIKQNENLSTQEFLETQGILTTLLSNFITNKKLPKEINLSNSNLNQILNYINKNLHLPITIEELANTCHYSTDYFSKLFLNTYGLRPNKYIQSKRIERAQLLLLTTKDSLEEIAQKVGFENVSYFSRSFKKHTEKTPASFRKEQVNI; from the coding sequence ATGATAGAAATTCTACAATCTTTAAGGTTAACCTTACTTAATACAGGGTATGCCAAACTAGGTACTTCATGGGATTTTGACAACGTTATTAGCCCTTTTACAAGAATGTATTACATTACTAAAGGAACTGCTAGAGTATACCATAACGATAATGTATACCACTTAAAACCAGGATACATGTATTTAATACCTAGTTTTACGTATGCTAGGTATATCTGTGATGATTATCATGAACAATATTATATTAGTTTTTTAGAAGAAATTAATAGTGGCTTATCTATATATAATTTTAAAAATTTTGAATACGAAATTAAAGCAAGTGAGCAATGTCTATATTACTTTAAAAGGTTAACTATATTAAATGCTAACAGAGAAATTAAAAATAGTGACCCAAAAACATACGATAATAGACCTACACTACAAGATTTTATTAAGCAAAATGAGAATTTAAGTACTCAAGAGTTTTTAGAAACACAAGGAATTTTAACAACCTTATTATCTAATTTTATAACTAATAAAAAACTCCCCAAAGAAATTAATTTATCTAATTCTAATTTAAATCAGATTTTAAATTACATTAATAAAAATCTACACCTACCCATTACTATAGAAGAACTTGCTAATACTTGCCACTACAGTACAGATTACTTTTCTAAATTATTTTTAAATACCTACGGATTAAGACCCAATAAATACATACAATCTAAAAGAATTGAACGCGCACAATTACTATTACTAACAACAAAAGACTCTTTAGAGGAAATAGCACAAAAAGTTGGTTTTGAAAATGTATCTTATTTCTCTAGGTCATTTAAAAAGCATACCGAAAAAACACCTGCTTCTTTTAGAAAGGAGCAGGTGAATATTTAA
- a CDS encoding c-type cytochrome domain-containing protein — protein MENSVPDFVLFLGRFHPLVVHLPIGFLLFAFILEVFSRVKKNPVLTAGIPLALLLGGISALVACILGYMLSLSGDYDENALDAHFWFGVATTALAFLAWLIRIEKIKLSNYKKIQPNIAALTLLVIVISVTGHYGGNLTHGSDYLVKYAPFNTNEKTELAAVTKVEDAEVYGHLVAPILENKCISCHNDSKKKGGLSLVDSLSMHSGGKNGAILVPGNADASELVKRVLLDPHSEDFMPPEGKTPLTEEEIAIVTYWINSSNAGFKTKVANVKTPDNITAIASTMLGFSAATNNTEALPTVGKVSSELISSIEKEGFKIRELVFESNLFEVVLAPNTVVAGQENELKEKLEKLLPIKENIIWLSLENNQVTDESVKIISKITNIQKLKLSGNPISDNAITHLLELKNMTSVNLFGTKITSKSLEVFSKMENLKFAYVWQTSIEQKDLEKYDAAEIPKIVIGL, from the coding sequence ATGGAAAATAGTGTCCCAGATTTTGTATTGTTTTTAGGTAGGTTTCATCCGCTTGTGGTGCATTTGCCTATTGGTTTTTTATTATTTGCCTTTATACTTGAGGTTTTTAGTAGAGTTAAAAAAAATCCTGTTTTAACAGCAGGTATACCGTTAGCATTACTTCTTGGAGGAATAAGTGCTTTGGTTGCTTGTATTTTAGGGTATATGTTATCATTAAGTGGAGATTATGATGAAAATGCTTTAGATGCTCACTTTTGGTTTGGAGTAGCAACAACAGCATTGGCTTTTTTAGCTTGGTTAATTAGGATTGAAAAAATAAAATTATCAAACTATAAAAAAATACAACCCAATATAGCAGCACTTACGTTGCTTGTTATTGTTATAAGTGTAACGGGTCATTATGGAGGTAACCTTACCCATGGAAGTGATTATTTGGTAAAATATGCACCATTTAATACCAATGAAAAAACAGAATTAGCAGCAGTTACTAAGGTAGAAGATGCTGAGGTTTATGGCCATTTAGTAGCACCAATTTTAGAGAATAAATGTATTAGTTGTCATAACGATAGTAAAAAAAAGGGAGGATTATCTTTGGTAGATAGTTTGTCTATGCACAGCGGTGGTAAAAATGGGGCTATTTTGGTTCCGGGTAATGCAGATGCGTCTGAGTTGGTAAAAAGGGTTTTATTGGATCCTCACAGTGAAGATTTTATGCCACCAGAAGGCAAAACTCCTTTAACTGAAGAAGAAATAGCAATTGTAACATACTGGATAAATAGTTCTAATGCAGGTTTTAAAACTAAAGTTGCAAATGTAAAAACCCCAGATAATATTACAGCAATAGCAAGTACAATGCTAGGTTTTAGTGCTGCTACTAATAATACAGAGGCTTTACCAACGGTAGGTAAAGTTAGTAGTGAGTTAATATCTAGTATAGAAAAAGAAGGTTTTAAAATTAGAGAACTGGTTTTTGAGTCTAATTTGTTTGAAGTAGTATTGGCCCCAAATACAGTAGTAGCCGGACAAGAAAATGAGTTGAAAGAAAAACTAGAAAAGCTACTGCCTATTAAAGAGAATATAATATGGCTATCTTTAGAAAATAATCAAGTAACAGACGAAAGTGTTAAGATTATAAGTAAAATTACTAATATCCAAAAACTGAAACTCAGTGGTAACCCAATATCAGATAATGCTATTACTCATCTTTTAGAATTAAAAAATATGACCAGTGTAAACTTATTTGGTACTAAAATTACCTCTAAAAGCTTAGAGGTATTTTCTAAAATGGAAAATTTAAAATTTGCTTATGTTTGGCAAACTAGTATAGAGCAGAAAGATTTAGAAAAATATGACGCAGCAGAAATCCCTAAAATAGTTATAGGACTATAA
- a CDS encoding MerR family transcriptional regulator — translation MGSYSMSQVATLTGINAHTLRKWESRYNFVQPERTDTNIRYYTDELLRKLLNVSILQRNGFKVSKIDKMSNEELHANVTEVLLKPIEGDVLTALMLCLLEMNEREFVKILDGHILNKGLLQTVSDLIYPFLNQIGVLWGIDKVMPAQEHFVSNLIRQKVIAGIDNLSLAEEDASKIVLFLPENEHHEIGLLLAQYIAKDLGWNVYYLGQHVPIENLESVQEIVKPDLLLTMFITTIPDKVKDKIAAILKQTTAHLLVAGNPINLKEKYFEGKTTYVSNPTELIAILQERK, via the coding sequence ATGGGTAGTTATTCAATGTCTCAGGTTGCTACACTAACCGGAATTAATGCACATACCTTACGTAAGTGGGAGAGCAGGTATAATTTTGTGCAGCCAGAGCGTACAGATACAAATATTAGATATTACACAGATGAGTTGTTACGTAAATTACTTAACGTTAGTATTTTACAGCGCAATGGTTTTAAGGTGTCTAAAATTGACAAAATGTCTAATGAGGAGCTACACGCTAATGTAACCGAGGTGTTATTAAAACCCATTGAGGGCGATGTGCTAACTGCTCTTATGTTGTGTTTGTTAGAGATGAACGAAAGAGAATTTGTTAAAATACTAGACGGGCACATATTAAACAAAGGCTTATTACAAACAGTTTCTGATTTAATTTACCCTTTTTTAAACCAAATAGGTGTTTTGTGGGGAATAGATAAGGTAATGCCTGCACAAGAGCATTTTGTGTCTAATTTAATTAGACAAAAAGTAATTGCTGGTATAGATAATTTATCATTAGCAGAGGAAGATGCATCTAAAATAGTATTATTTTTACCAGAGAATGAACACCATGAAATAGGATTATTGTTAGCGCAATATATAGCTAAAGATTTAGGATGGAATGTGTATTACTTAGGTCAACATGTGCCTATTGAAAATTTAGAATCTGTACAAGAAATAGTAAAACCAGATTTGTTACTTACTATGTTTATAACAACAATTCCAGATAAAGTAAAAGATAAAATTGCGGCTATATTAAAGCAGACAACAGCACATTTATTAGTTGCTGGAAACCCTATTAATTTAAAAGAAAAATATTTTGAAGGGAAAACAACTTACGTGTCAAATCCAACAGAACTTATTGCTATTTTACAAGAAAGAAAATAA